One genomic region from Mastacembelus armatus chromosome 21, fMasArm1.2, whole genome shotgun sequence encodes:
- the creb1b gene encoding cyclic AMP-responsive element-binding protein 1b produces the protein MNMRPGEVTHVLHMWAAQPMKMESAAEAQQGAETAVTETENQQITPAQIATLAQVSMTTGHASATGPTVTLVQLPNGQTVQVHGVIQAAQPSVIQSPQVQAVQISTIAESEDSQESVDSVTDSQKRREILSRRPSYRKILNDLSSDAPAVPRIEEEKTEEDASAAAATPAITTVTVPTPIYQTSSGQYIAITQGGAIQLANNGTDGVQGLQTLTMTNAAAAAQPGATILQYAQTSDGQQILVPSNQVVVQAASGDVQAYQIRAAPASTIAPGVVMASSPALPTQGATEEVTRKREVRLMKNREAARECRRKKKEYVKCLENRVAVLENQNKTLIEELKALKDLYCHKSE, from the exons atgaacatgaggCCCGGAGAAGTAACGCACGTCTTGCATATGTGGGCAG CTCAGCCAATGAAGATGGAGTCAGCTGCGGAGGCTCAGCAGGGGGCGGAAACTGCTGTGACTGAGACAGAGAACCAGCAGATCACCCCGGCACAGATCGCTACTCTGGCACAG GTATCCATGACAACAGGCCATGCCTCAGCAACAGGTCCCACGGTAACGCTGGTTCAGCTTCCTAACGGACAGACGGTTCAGGTCCATGGTGTCATCCAAGCTGCACAGCCGTCTGTTATTCAGTCCCCACAGGTCCAGGCAGTAcag ATCTCCACCATAGCAGAAAGTGAGGATTCTCAGGAGTCCGTAGACAGTGTGACTGACTCTCAGAAACGCAGAGAGATTCTGTCACGGCGCCCCTCGTACAG GAAAATCCTGAATGATCTGTCATCCGACGCTCCGGCTGTCCCTCGCATCGAGGAGGAAAAGACTGAGGAGGACGCATCTGCTGCCGCTGCCACACCTGCAATCACCACTGTTACTGTTCCCACACCCATCTACCAGACCAGCAGTGGCCAATACA TTGCAATCACACAGGGTGGAGCCATTCAGCTTGCTAATAACGGTACAGATGGAGTTCAGGGCCTTCAAACTCTCACCATGACTAACGCAGCAGCAGCTGCCCAGCCCGGAGCCACGATCCTCCAGTATGCACAGACCAGCGATGGCCAGCAGATACTGGTTCCCAGTAACCAGGTGGTGGTCCAAG CTGCCTCCGGTGACGTACAGGCCTATCAGATCCGAGCAGCCCCTGCAAGCACCATTGCCCCTGGGGTAGTCATGGCTTCTTCCCCTGCCCTTCCCACCCAGGGTGCCACAGAGGAAGTCACTCGCAAACGGGAAGTCCGTCTCATGAAGAACAG AGAGGCAGCCCGTGAATGTCgcaggaagaagaaggagtATGTTAAGTGTCTGGAGAACCGTGTGGCTGTGCTGGAGAACCAAAACAAGACACTAATTGAAGAACTTAAAGCCCTTAAAGACCTTTACTGCCATAAATCTGAGTAG